In the Helicobacter cetorum MIT 99-5656 genome, TCGCACGAATTTCAGTATTTGTTTAATGCTTGGTATTGCGTATTCAGCTTCTATCGGTTCTTTAGGCACTCTTATTGGCACTCCGCCTAATGCTTTACTAGCGGGCTATATGAAAACCGCTTTTAACATTGAAATTGGTTTTTCTCAGTGGATGGTGTTTGGAGTGCCATTAGCCTTTATCATGTTACTTTTGGCGTGGCTCTTACTCACTTATGTGATTTTTCCTTTGAAGATTAAAGAAATTCCAGGTGGCAAAGAAGTGGTGAGAGCCGAGTTGCATAAACTAGGGCGTTTGAGTCAGGCTGAAATCTTAGTAGGCATTATTTTCATCTTGGCTTCCTTGGGGTGGATTTTTCTAGGCACGCTTTTAAAAAATTATGGCATTAAAGTAGATAAAATTGACTCCGTGATTGCTATGGGGGTTTCTGTTCTTTTGTTTATTTTACCAGCGAATAATAAGGGTGAAAGACTCATTGATTGGGACACAACCAAAAAACTTCCTTGGGATGTGTTGCTCTTATTTGGTGGGGGACTTGCACTAAGCGCTCAATTTTCTAAAACCGGATTGAGTTTGTGGATTGGGCATCTTGTCTCTAGCTTTTCACATTTGCCGATTCTACTCATCATTGTCGTGGTTACTTTAATGGTGATTTTTTTAACTGAAATCACTTCTAATACCGCCACAGCCGCCGCATTTTTACCTGTGATTGGGGGAGTTGCAATGGGCATGGGCTATGAAGGTCAATCAAGTTTATTATTTACTATTCCTGTGGCTTTGAGTGCGACTTGTGCGTTCATGCTTCCTGTAGCCACTCCACCTAATGCGATAGCTTATGGCTCTGGGTATGTTAAAATAGCGGATATGATTAAGGCGGGTTTATGGCTGAACTTAGTGGGCGTAGTATTGATTAGTGCGTTTTGTTACATGCTGACAGGTTTGGTGTTTGGAAGTTAATTGTAGGAAATAGTAGTGAAAGAAAAATTATTGAAAGAAAAGTCTCGCTACATTACAGGATTGATTTTAATCGCTGTAGCGAGTTTGATTTTATATGCGGATAATTTGTTATTGTTTTGGGTTGTTTTAGGGGGAGTGTATTTGATAGGTTTTTCTGAAGCGCTCAAACTATTTCAGGTTAAAACAAGCCTTACGCCTTATTTAATCCTTATAGCATCTTGGGTTTTAGCGTATTTTAATGGGCGGCCTATGGAGTGTGGTTTGCTTGGTGCGATGGTTATGGCTAGTATTATAGCCTATCAAAAAGCCCCTAGTAGCAAGGTTATTTTGCCCTTTTTATACCCAGGTGTGGGGTTTTTTGCTCTTTTTGGGATTTATAAAGACTTTGGCACTGTTGCGATTATTTGGCTTTTAGTAGTGGTAGTTATCAGTGATGTGGGGGCGTTTTTTGGGGGGAAGCTTTTGGGGAAGACCCCTTTTACGCCCACTTCACCTAACAAGACTTTAGAAGGGGCATTTATTGGCGTGGCTTTAGCGAGTGTAGTAGGGGCGTTTGTGGGGATGGGAAAATTGAGTGGGGGCTTTTTTATGGCGCTTTTCTTTAGCTTTTTAATCTCTCTTTTTGCGGTGTTTGGAGATTTGTATGAGAGCTATTTAAAAAGACAAGCTAAAGTGAAAGATAGCGGTAAGATTTTACCTGGTCATGGGGGCATATTAGACAGATTAGATGCGATGTTGTTTGGGGCTTTGAGCTTGCATGTGTTGTTGTATTTTTTAGGGATTTGGAAAGAAATAGCCGTGTTTTTAGGAGATTAAATGGTTGTTCTAGGAAGCACTGGCTCTATCGGAAAAAACGCCCTAAAAATCGCAACAAAATTCAACATAGAAATAGAAGCACTAAGTTGTGGGAGAAATATCGCTCTTTTAAATGAACAAATCAAGATTTTTAAGCCTAAGAAAGTCGCCATCTTAGATTCTAAAGATTTAAGCCACTTAGAACCTTTGAATGCCAAAGTGTTTGTAGGGCTAGGTGGCATTGATGAGATGATAGAAGAGTGCTCTTCTAGCTTGGTAATAAATGCTATTGTAGGTGTGGCAGGATTAAAAGCGAGTTTTAAAAGCTTGCAGACTCATAAAAGACTAGCCCTAGCGAATAAAGAAAGCTTAGTGAGTGCAGGGCATTTACTAGATGTTAGTAAAATCACGCCCATTGATAGCGAGCATTTTGGCTTGTGGGCGTTGTTGCAAAACAAAGTTTTAAAGCCCAAATCCTTAATCATTACCGCTAGTGGGGGGGCTTTTAGAGACACTCCATTAGAACTCATTCCTACTCAAAGCGTAGAGAACGCTCTTAAGCACCCTAATTGGAGCATGGGGGCAAAAATCACGATTGATTCAGCAAGCATGGTCAATAAGCTTTTTGAAATCTTAGAAACCTATTGGCTTTTTGGGGCTTCTTTAAAAATTGATGCTGTAATTGAGAGAAGTTCTATCGTGCATGCCTTGGTGGAATGTGAAGATAATTCTGTGATTTCGCATTTAGCAAGCACGGATATGAAACTGCCTATTAGCTATGCAATCAACCCAAAACTAGCCTATTTGAACGCCTCTATTAAGCCCTTAGATTTATGCACTTTAAGTGCTATTAAATTTGAGCCTATCCATACAGAGCGTTACGCTTTATGGCGTTATAAGGATTTGTTGCTAGAAAACCCAAAGCTTGGTGTGGTGCTTAATGCGAGCAATGAAAAAGCGATAGAAAGGTTTTTGAATAAAGAAATTGCATTTGGAAGTCTTATTAAAATCATCTCTCAAGCCCTAGAAATGTATGCTAAAAAGTCTCTCAAACTCTCTAGCTTAGAAGAAGTGCTAGAGTTAGATAAAGAAGTGAGAGGGCGTTTAAGTTAGCCATTTGTTTATTTAGCTTGACAATACTTTGAATAATGTTTAGGACAAGTATAATTCAAGCGATTATTGTGGTAGTATTTGGTGTTTTTTAATTTATCATGGGCAATAGTAAATTAAACCAATACGAGCTTGATTTGGGGAAGTTTAAAATGCGAAAAATGGTGTTATTTATCTCTCTCTCTCTCTCTTTAAATGCGTTTGGCTTAGATTGCAAAAAGTCAGCCAATAATCCTAAATGTGTTCAAAATGCCCCTAAAACCCCTGTTACATCAACGCTTAAAGAAACCCATGAAGGCATTATAGAAATACTAGACAGCATGGGGAAAAGCACTCAATATGAGCCTTTAAAAATCAAAGAAATCCTTAAACGAAGTGAGCAAGAGTGGCTAGATATCGTCAATCAAGAGTGCGTGGCATTAAACATGCTTGTAAGCCCTAAGACTTCTATTGAAAATAGTCCGGTTTATAAGAGTTGTTATGAAGCTTACGCTAAGCAAAGAATCCATGATTTAAACGATTTTTACCAAGAGAGCAAGAAAGTAAAGAAAAAAATCAAGCAAGTCAATGAGCGTGAAGCCCGCTTGAATCTATCCAAAAAATCTAAGAAAGAATTTC is a window encoding:
- a CDS encoding DASS family sodium-coupled anion symporter, producing MENNSYTDDKSTKIVRVVGLIGGVLLALIVYYALHAQMPYAIEQIPKLSSLNSAAMPIVASVSILMGVWWMTEAIDLPATALLPLVLFSVFGVDKFASVSASYASPIIFLFMGGFILALGMQKWNLHTRIALSIILLVGTSPRRLILGFMIATGFLSMWVSNTATAVMMLPVGLSVLHLVAKLVGTENKEKTKRLQEEITKAHGGIMSHIVHKGKDITHAIQEKSAIYRTNFSICLMLGIAYSASIGSLGTLIGTPPNALLAGYMKTAFNIEIGFSQWMVFGVPLAFIMLLLAWLLLTYVIFPLKIKEIPGGKEVVRAELHKLGRLSQAEILVGIIFILASLGWIFLGTLLKNYGIKVDKIDSVIAMGVSVLLFILPANNKGERLIDWDTTKKLPWDVLLLFGGGLALSAQFSKTGLSLWIGHLVSSFSHLPILLIIVVVTLMVIFLTEITSNTATAAAFLPVIGGVAMGMGYEGQSSLLFTIPVALSATCAFMLPVATPPNAIAYGSGYVKIADMIKAGLWLNLVGVVLISAFCYMLTGLVFGS
- a CDS encoding SPOR domain-containing protein, encoding MVLFISLSLSLNAFGLDCKKSANNPKCVQNAPKTPVTSTLKETHEGIIEILDSMGKSTQYEPLKIKEILKRSEQEWLDIVNQECVALNMLVSPKTSIENSPVYKSCYEAYAKQRIHDLNDFYQESKKVKKKIKQVNEREARLNLSKKSKKEFLADATNLKETPRMDSVMAKGYYLQVGAFSNAPNKDFLQALKAFSYQVETKDALTRYFIGPYKTQEEALQQLSNVAKNFNNKPLLVERH
- the dxr gene encoding 1-deoxy-D-xylulose-5-phosphate reductoisomerase, yielding MVVLGSTGSIGKNALKIATKFNIEIEALSCGRNIALLNEQIKIFKPKKVAILDSKDLSHLEPLNAKVFVGLGGIDEMIEECSSSLVINAIVGVAGLKASFKSLQTHKRLALANKESLVSAGHLLDVSKITPIDSEHFGLWALLQNKVLKPKSLIITASGGAFRDTPLELIPTQSVENALKHPNWSMGAKITIDSASMVNKLFEILETYWLFGASLKIDAVIERSSIVHALVECEDNSVISHLASTDMKLPISYAINPKLAYLNASIKPLDLCTLSAIKFEPIHTERYALWRYKDLLLENPKLGVVLNASNEKAIERFLNKEIAFGSLIKIISQALEMYAKKSLKLSSLEEVLELDKEVRGRLS
- a CDS encoding phosphatidate cytidylyltransferase, producing MKEKLLKEKSRYITGLILIAVASLILYADNLLLFWVVLGGVYLIGFSEALKLFQVKTSLTPYLILIASWVLAYFNGRPMECGLLGAMVMASIIAYQKAPSSKVILPFLYPGVGFFALFGIYKDFGTVAIIWLLVVVVISDVGAFFGGKLLGKTPFTPTSPNKTLEGAFIGVALASVVGAFVGMGKLSGGFFMALFFSFLISLFAVFGDLYESYLKRQAKVKDSGKILPGHGGILDRLDAMLFGALSLHVLLYFLGIWKEIAVFLGD